A stretch of the Malus domestica chromosome 08, GDT2T_hap1 genome encodes the following:
- the LOC114826295 gene encoding FCS-Like Zinc finger 6-like, which yields MLLGKRPRPPMKRTTSMSEITFDLNTISTGAPHSQPSDPNNPYQPLALWGSGGSGGGGGGGGGLDGLDQRLMMKLPSPSSASPRNHRRSSADFGETAHFLKACGLCKRRLIPGRDIYMYRGDTAFCSLECRQQQMNLDERKDKCSSIAGHQVSAKGETMVAL from the exons ATGTTGTTGGGGAAGAGACCAAGGCCTCCAATGAAGAGGACCACAAGCATGTCAGAAATCACCTTCGATCTGAACACCATTAGTACTGGGGCACCTCATTCTCAACCGTCCGATCCCAACAACCCTTATCAGCCTCTGGCCTTATGGGGcagtggtggtagtggtggtggtggtggtggtggtggtgggctTGATGGGTTGGATCAACGGCTTATGATGAAGTTGCCTTCACCATCATCAGCATCGCCAAGAAACCACAGAAGAAGTTCTGCTGATTTTGGAGAAACTGCCCACTTCTTGAAGGCTTGTGGTCTCTGCAAACGCCGACTTATTCCCGGCCGCGATATTTACATGTACag aGGTGACACAGCTTTCTGCAGTCTAGAGTGCCGGCAGCAACAGATGAATCTTGATGAGAGGAAGGACAAGTGTTCTTCCATCGCTGGACACCAAGTCTCCGCCAAAGGCGAAACCATGGTCGCCTTGTAG